A single genomic interval of Burkholderia sp. HI2500 harbors:
- a CDS encoding glycoside hydrolase family 2 protein — protein MTRARALPAWSMLATAAGAVREPRDLPAGHGGWIAAPVPGTVAQALALAGRLDEAASLDERDHWYRVELRGRGPRILRFHGLATLAQAWLDDTPIHGSDSMFVAHDVPVSLDGMHRLTLCFRALAPHLRDARAPRRARWRTRLAEPAGLRTIRTSLFGHMPGWFPPYVPTGPWRPVDVLDPADGPVLANCKLQARVEGDTGWLDAELTFAAPLPDTFAARLSCGEHHAKLERDGADRLRAHVAIPNVRRWWPHTHGEPSLYDVVLHIGDARRPLGSTGFRTIEIDSGADGKGFGLRINGVPVFARGACWSSAAPLALHAGDATYGRLLGLARDAGFNMIRVGGTMTYEADAFHAWCDRLGLLVWQDFGFANFDYALDDPTFAANVDREATQFLSRHGASPSLAVLCGGSEIAQQAAMSGLGPKQRFLELTADRLAGHAAALRPDVPYVPDSPDGGVLPFTPRERVSHYYGVGAYLRPLDDARRADVRFASECLAFANVPCDATLAELGWPGVHEPRWKAAVPRDPGTSWDFDDIRDHYLQTLYDVVPDRLRREDPARYVELSRAVVADVMRETFSEWRRTGSRCAGALVWQFQDVMPGAGWGVIDAAHRPKSAWYALRQVLQPIQVLLVDEGLNGLDVHVVNERPAPLSASIELVALRDGRTPVARAGCPVRIAAHDTVRLGSAELLGRFFDWTYAYRFGPCEHDTVVATLRADDGTLLSQAFHFVSRTHPAVLARRELGIEACVSRTGETWHVDVDTRHVARHVQIDAPGFMPGDDWFHLAPGTPARIALVPLRIDGKPVAADDNAPPAVEIRAVNAARAVRATQAG, from the coding sequence GTGACGCGCGCGCGCGCCCTGCCCGCGTGGTCGATGCTGGCGACGGCCGCAGGCGCCGTTCGGGAACCGCGCGACCTCCCGGCCGGCCACGGCGGCTGGATCGCGGCGCCGGTGCCCGGCACGGTCGCGCAGGCGCTCGCGCTGGCCGGCCGGCTCGACGAAGCCGCATCGCTCGACGAGCGCGACCACTGGTACCGCGTCGAGCTGCGTGGGCGCGGGCCGCGCATCCTGCGCTTTCACGGCCTCGCGACGCTCGCACAGGCCTGGCTCGACGACACGCCGATTCACGGCTCGGACAGCATGTTCGTCGCGCACGACGTGCCGGTATCGCTCGACGGCATGCACCGGCTGACCCTCTGTTTCCGCGCGCTCGCGCCGCACCTGCGCGACGCGCGCGCACCGCGCCGCGCGCGCTGGCGCACGCGGCTCGCCGAGCCGGCCGGGCTGCGCACGATCCGCACGTCGCTGTTCGGGCACATGCCCGGCTGGTTTCCGCCGTATGTGCCCACCGGCCCGTGGCGGCCCGTCGACGTGCTCGATCCGGCCGACGGGCCCGTTCTGGCCAACTGCAAACTGCAGGCGCGTGTCGAAGGCGACACGGGCTGGCTCGACGCGGAACTGACGTTCGCCGCGCCGCTGCCGGATACGTTCGCAGCGCGGCTGTCGTGCGGCGAACATCATGCGAAGCTCGAACGTGACGGCGCCGACCGGCTGCGTGCGCACGTCGCGATACCGAACGTGCGTCGCTGGTGGCCGCATACGCACGGCGAACCGTCGCTCTACGACGTTGTGCTGCATATCGGCGATGCGCGCCGGCCGCTCGGCTCGACCGGTTTCCGCACGATCGAGATCGATTCCGGCGCCGACGGCAAGGGTTTCGGACTGCGCATCAACGGCGTGCCCGTGTTCGCGCGCGGCGCATGCTGGAGCAGCGCCGCGCCGCTCGCGCTCCACGCGGGCGACGCGACCTACGGCCGCCTGCTCGGGCTCGCACGCGACGCCGGCTTCAACATGATCCGCGTCGGCGGCACCATGACCTACGAGGCCGATGCCTTTCACGCGTGGTGCGACCGGCTCGGGCTGCTGGTCTGGCAGGACTTCGGTTTCGCGAACTTCGATTACGCGCTCGACGATCCCACGTTCGCGGCCAACGTCGATCGCGAAGCGACCCAGTTCCTCTCGCGTCACGGCGCTTCGCCGTCGCTTGCGGTGCTGTGCGGCGGCAGCGAGATCGCGCAACAGGCCGCGATGTCGGGGCTCGGGCCGAAGCAGCGCTTCCTCGAACTGACGGCCGACCGGCTGGCCGGCCACGCGGCCGCGCTCCGTCCCGATGTCCCGTACGTGCCCGATTCGCCCGACGGCGGCGTACTGCCGTTCACGCCGCGCGAACGCGTGTCGCACTACTACGGCGTCGGTGCGTACCTGCGTCCGCTCGACGACGCGCGCCGCGCGGACGTGCGCTTTGCGAGCGAATGCCTCGCGTTCGCGAACGTCCCGTGCGACGCGACACTCGCCGAACTCGGCTGGCCCGGCGTGCACGAGCCGCGCTGGAAGGCGGCCGTGCCGCGCGACCCCGGCACGTCGTGGGATTTCGACGATATCCGCGATCACTATTTGCAGACGCTGTACGACGTTGTGCCGGACCGGCTGCGGCGCGAGGATCCGGCGCGCTATGTCGAGCTGTCGCGTGCGGTGGTCGCGGACGTGATGCGCGAGACGTTTTCCGAATGGCGCCGCACCGGCTCGCGTTGCGCCGGCGCGCTCGTGTGGCAGTTCCAGGACGTGATGCCGGGCGCCGGATGGGGCGTGATCGACGCCGCCCACCGGCCGAAATCGGCATGGTATGCGCTGCGCCAGGTGCTGCAGCCGATCCAGGTGCTCCTCGTCGACGAAGGGCTGAACGGGCTCGACGTGCACGTCGTCAACGAGCGCCCGGCGCCGCTGTCGGCGTCAATCGAGCTGGTCGCGCTGCGCGACGGCCGTACGCCGGTCGCGCGGGCCGGCTGCCCGGTGCGGATCGCCGCGCACGACACGGTGCGGCTCGGCTCGGCCGAGTTGCTCGGCCGCTTCTTCGACTGGACCTATGCATACCGTTTCGGCCCGTGCGAACACGATACGGTCGTCGCGACCCTGCGTGCCGACGACGGCACGCTGCTGTCGCAGGCGTTCCATTTTGTGTCGCGCACGCATCCGGCCGTGCTGGCGCGTCGCGAACTCGGGATCGAGGCATGCGTGTCGCGCACCGGCGAGACCTGGCACGTCGACGTCGACACGCGACATGTCGCGCGCCATGTGCAGATCGACGCGCCGGGATTCATGCCAGGCGACGACTGGTTCCATCTCGCGCCCGGCACGCCGGCGCGCATCGCGCTCGTTCCATTGCGCATCGACGGGAAGCCTGTGGCGGCCGACGACAACGCCCCGCCCGCGGTGGAAATCCGTGCCGTGAACGCCGCGCGCGCGGTGCGAGCCACGCAGGCCGGCTGA
- a CDS encoding glycosyltransferase family 2 protein, with the protein MTTLTIAICNYNHGAYLRDAIDSALAQSAHGVPVLVVDDGSTDDSRDIIRSYGERVTAVFQENRGQVAAYNRAIEHVTTRYVILLDADDLLYADAAARVLAAFASGDFVKVHFRLDVIARDGAVTGASVPQSAVDTDCGRLLRAGWLYPSPPASGNAYRVDALKRIFPVPVTPDNLHGADFYAIYGIALLGAVHMIDATLGGYRVHQQPGMRLPADTPALALTNSEDAATGALKAERRWATLRMLAATRLHEALPIAPLDFAIEKARFASTLYHAPLVRRWRWFLCESGRYWQTVLRNPFWGVAKKAAVAGLSLACLLPSATLSNRAIRYISNPLARVRKSSGHHADAR; encoded by the coding sequence ATGACCACCCTGACCATCGCAATCTGCAACTACAACCACGGCGCGTACCTGCGCGATGCGATCGATTCGGCGCTCGCACAAAGCGCGCACGGCGTCCCCGTGCTGGTCGTCGACGACGGTTCCACCGACGATTCGCGCGACATCATTCGCTCGTACGGCGAGCGCGTGACGGCGGTGTTCCAGGAGAATCGCGGCCAGGTCGCCGCATACAACCGCGCGATCGAGCATGTCACGACGCGCTACGTGATCCTGCTCGACGCCGACGACCTGCTCTATGCCGACGCCGCGGCCCGCGTGCTGGCCGCATTCGCTTCCGGCGACTTCGTGAAGGTGCATTTCCGGCTCGACGTGATCGCACGGGACGGTGCGGTGACCGGGGCCAGCGTACCGCAGTCGGCCGTCGACACCGATTGCGGCCGCCTGTTGCGCGCGGGCTGGCTGTACCCGTCGCCGCCCGCATCGGGCAACGCGTATCGGGTCGACGCGCTCAAGCGCATCTTTCCGGTGCCGGTCACCCCGGACAATCTGCACGGTGCGGATTTCTACGCGATCTACGGTATCGCGTTGCTCGGCGCCGTGCACATGATCGATGCAACGCTCGGCGGCTATCGCGTCCACCAGCAGCCGGGGATGCGCCTGCCCGCCGACACGCCGGCGCTTGCGCTCACCAACTCCGAAGACGCCGCGACGGGCGCGCTGAAAGCCGAACGCCGGTGGGCGACGCTGCGCATGCTCGCCGCCACGCGGCTGCACGAAGCATTGCCGATCGCGCCGCTCGACTTCGCGATCGAGAAGGCCCGCTTCGCCAGCACGCTCTATCACGCCCCACTCGTGCGGCGCTGGCGCTGGTTCCTGTGCGAATCCGGACGCTACTGGCAAACCGTGCTGCGCAACCCGTTCTGGGGCGTTGCCAAGAAAGCGGCCGTAGCCGGGCTGTCGCTCGCATGCTTGCTGCCGTCGGCAACGCTCAGCAACCGCGCGATTCGCTATATCTCCAATCCGCTCGCGCGCGTGCGCAAATCGTCGGGCCATCACGCCGACGCGCGATAG
- a CDS encoding right-handed parallel beta-helix repeat-containing protein, which translates to MRRSHGTFLARAALAAMCAAGGLAWPGSAAAASGTSVPGALNATVPDAVVRPAADAADQADMLQHALDALQPGQRLVFAPGRYVVGRSLVVRQRHVVLSGYGATLIATTPGDQTIEMSGDGTTLVGFRLTGAGTTRLTTPESSKVEVTGRGVQVLDNVIDGGAGGGIFVFGGADVAIVGNEVLSTLADGIHMTHGTRNVLVQGNVVRGTGDDMIAVVSYQAEGVLTRNVLITGNSLEGNPWGRGITVVGGAEVTISNNVVRNVQVSSGILVAQEDSNRTAGSSDIRIEGNSIADIQTATDRADARPVTQQAAIEVSTWSGSVSRVTVIGNRVSHARFDGIRLWGNVSGVRLADNQLSGIGGMPVRIDPAHACAAGRQVGASGQQAKGTPCAGAALQPLSAAGDAIGADTSLLPRVRESVRRPRWPQGGPH; encoded by the coding sequence ATGCGTAGATCACATGGCACGTTTCTCGCGCGCGCAGCGCTCGCCGCCATGTGCGCGGCAGGCGGGCTGGCTTGGCCGGGCAGTGCCGCGGCGGCATCCGGCACGTCCGTGCCTGGGGCGCTTAATGCGACTGTACCGGATGCGGTCGTTCGTCCCGCTGCGGACGCGGCCGATCAGGCCGACATGCTGCAACATGCGCTGGACGCGTTGCAGCCGGGCCAGCGGCTGGTGTTCGCGCCGGGCCGGTATGTGGTCGGCCGGTCGCTGGTCGTGCGGCAGCGGCATGTGGTGTTGTCGGGTTACGGCGCGACGCTGATCGCGACCACACCCGGCGACCAGACGATCGAGATGAGCGGCGACGGTACGACGCTCGTCGGCTTCCGGCTCACCGGAGCCGGTACGACACGCCTCACGACGCCGGAGTCGTCGAAGGTCGAGGTGACGGGGCGCGGTGTGCAGGTGCTCGACAACGTCATCGACGGTGGCGCGGGCGGCGGGATCTTCGTGTTCGGCGGCGCGGACGTCGCGATCGTCGGCAACGAGGTGCTGTCGACGCTGGCGGATGGCATTCACATGACGCACGGCACGCGCAACGTGCTGGTGCAGGGCAATGTCGTTCGCGGCACCGGCGACGACATGATCGCCGTGGTGAGTTATCAGGCGGAAGGCGTGCTGACGCGCAACGTGCTGATTACCGGCAACTCGCTGGAGGGCAATCCGTGGGGGCGGGGCATCACGGTGGTCGGCGGTGCGGAGGTCACCATCTCGAACAACGTCGTGCGCAACGTGCAGGTGAGCTCCGGCATTCTCGTCGCTCAGGAAGACAGCAATCGCACTGCCGGCTCGTCCGATATCCGCATCGAGGGTAATTCGATCGCGGATATCCAGACGGCGACGGATCGGGCCGATGCTCGCCCGGTCACGCAGCAGGCGGCGATCGAGGTCAGCACGTGGTCGGGTTCGGTGTCGCGCGTGACCGTGATCGGTAATCGCGTGTCGCATGCGCGATTCGACGGCATTCGCCTGTGGGGAAACGTGTCGGGCGTGCGTCTCGCGGACAATCAACTGTCGGGGATCGGCGGAATGCCGGTCCGGATCGACCCTGCGCATGCTTGCGCGGCCGGCCGGCAGGTGGGGGCATCGGGACAGCAGGCGAAGGGCACGCCGTGTGCCGGCGCCGCGCTTCAGCCGCTGTCGGCGGCAGGCGATGCGATCGGCGCGGATACGTCGTTGTTGCCGCGCGTGCGCGAGTCCGTCAGGCGGCCGCGCTGGCCGCAAGGCGGCCCCCACTGA
- a CDS encoding mannose-1-phosphate guanylyltransferase/mannose-6-phosphate isomerase: MTRALHPVPEPDLPSILPVILAGGSGTRLWPLSREQYPKQLIELVSNESPLSATARRLNGIANASLGDTLLLVCGEQHRFMSAEQVHGRSVPARILLEPAARNTAPALTLAALDANALANDPVLAVMPADHVIADVAAFQDAVARAARYAQEGAIVTLGVLPRRAETGYGYIQVGEPRSGRHGSHGGYAIGRFVEKPDATLAERYLQSGDYWWNSGIFVTRASVWLKAIGALAPDIHAACDSAWRAGVADDPFFRVDAAAFDACPSDSIDYAVMERLAEHAELGIEGIVVPLAAGWSDVGTWDAIWEIMPKDDHGNVARGPIVFEDTQDSLVRSEGRLVACVGMKDVVVIETADAVLVANKHDVQRVKNIVARLKSDQRPQVSEHRKVQRPWGHYDSIDLGERFQVKRIVVEPGKQLSLQMHYHRAEHWIVVRGTAKVTRGAETFLLCENESTYIAVGEVHRLENPGRIPLEIIEVQSGNYLGEDDIVRFEDQYGRAVVGTAQQPPSLASREPHEEAAERDVIR, encoded by the coding sequence ATGACCCGCGCCCTTCACCCGGTTCCCGAACCCGATCTGCCGAGCATCCTGCCGGTGATTCTCGCCGGCGGTTCCGGCACGCGGCTGTGGCCGTTGTCGCGCGAGCAGTATCCGAAGCAGCTGATCGAGCTGGTCTCGAACGAGTCGCCGCTGTCGGCGACGGCGCGCCGCCTGAACGGCATCGCGAACGCGTCGCTCGGCGACACGCTGCTACTCGTATGCGGCGAACAACATCGCTTCATGAGCGCCGAGCAGGTACACGGCCGCTCGGTGCCTGCCCGCATCCTGCTGGAGCCCGCGGCGCGCAACACGGCGCCCGCGCTGACGCTGGCCGCGCTCGACGCGAACGCGCTCGCGAACGATCCTGTCCTCGCCGTGATGCCGGCCGATCACGTGATCGCGGATGTCGCCGCGTTCCAGGACGCGGTCGCGCGCGCGGCGCGTTATGCGCAGGAAGGCGCGATCGTCACGCTCGGCGTGCTGCCGCGCCGCGCGGAGACGGGCTACGGCTACATCCAGGTCGGCGAGCCGCGCTCGGGCCGCCACGGCAGCCACGGCGGCTACGCGATCGGACGCTTCGTCGAAAAACCCGATGCGACGCTCGCCGAGCGTTACCTGCAATCGGGCGATTACTGGTGGAACAGCGGGATCTTCGTCACGCGCGCATCGGTCTGGCTGAAGGCGATCGGCGCGCTCGCACCGGACATCCATGCTGCCTGCGACAGCGCGTGGCGCGCGGGCGTCGCCGACGATCCGTTCTTCCGGGTCGATGCGGCCGCCTTCGACGCGTGCCCATCGGATTCGATCGACTATGCGGTGATGGAGCGCCTCGCGGAACACGCCGAACTCGGCATCGAAGGCATTGTGGTGCCGCTCGCGGCCGGCTGGTCGGACGTCGGCACGTGGGACGCGATCTGGGAAATCATGCCGAAGGACGATCACGGCAACGTCGCGCGCGGCCCGATCGTCTTCGAGGATACGCAGGACAGCCTCGTGCGTTCGGAAGGCCGCCTCGTCGCGTGCGTCGGGATGAAGGACGTCGTCGTGATCGAGACGGCCGATGCGGTGCTGGTCGCGAACAAGCACGACGTGCAGCGCGTGAAGAACATCGTCGCGCGCCTGAAGAGCGACCAGCGCCCGCAGGTGAGCGAGCACCGCAAGGTGCAGCGGCCGTGGGGCCATTACGATTCGATTGACCTCGGCGAGCGCTTCCAGGTGAAGCGGATCGTGGTCGAACCCGGCAAGCAGCTGTCGCTGCAGATGCACTATCACCGCGCCGAGCACTGGATCGTCGTGCGCGGCACCGCGAAGGTGACGCGCGGCGCCGAGACGTTCCTGCTGTGCGAGAACGAATCGACATACATCGCCGTCGGCGAAGTGCATCGACTCGAGAATCCCGGCCGGATTCCGCTCGAAATCATCGAGGTTCAATCGGGCAACTATCTCGGCGAGGACGATATCGTGCGGTTCGAGGATCAGTACGGGCGGGCAGTCGTCGGGACCGCGCAGCAGCCCCCGTCGCTCGCCTCGCGCGAACCGCACGAGGAAGCCGCGGAACGCGACGTCATCCGGTAA
- a CDS encoding sigma-54 dependent transcriptional regulator translates to MNMPITRDKSAGVGSGNGQRPLIYWTQSPSVMLRKELSRRDWKVSVVAHASELRDTSGEITCGILDLSGGHADAIGNIASTCASMRDVVWVALVDVGQTTSPNVRALLRDYCFDYVTLPASHQRIADTVGHAYGMECLFARDREQLESEEKGIVGTCSAMLRLFDTVRRFARTDAPVFVFGETGTGKELTAVAIHRHSARRNGPFVAVNCGAIPPHLLQSELFGYERGAFTGANARKIGYVEAANGGTLLLDEIGDLPHESQASLLRFLQERSIHRLGGSEPVPVDVRIVSATHVDLRDAMEEGRFRADLFHRLCVMRIDQPPLRARGKDIELLAHHMLERFRGDARHRVRGFSTDAITALYKHDWPGNVRELINRVRRAVVMTEGRLITARDLELEYCLDAASPSVADIRKSIEREAIETALLRTRGRVAASARELGVSRATLYRWMEAYGIERPRGTGSSD, encoded by the coding sequence ATGAATATGCCAATAACGCGCGATAAGAGCGCCGGCGTGGGGAGCGGTAACGGGCAGCGTCCGCTGATTTACTGGACGCAATCGCCGTCCGTGATGCTGCGAAAGGAATTGTCGCGCCGCGACTGGAAGGTGTCGGTCGTCGCGCATGCGAGCGAGCTGCGCGACACGTCCGGCGAAATTACCTGCGGCATTCTCGACCTGAGCGGCGGTCATGCCGATGCGATCGGCAACATCGCGTCGACCTGCGCGTCGATGCGCGATGTCGTGTGGGTGGCGCTCGTGGATGTCGGCCAGACCACCTCGCCCAACGTGCGCGCGCTGTTGCGCGACTACTGCTTCGACTACGTGACGTTACCGGCGTCGCATCAGCGGATTGCCGATACGGTCGGCCATGCCTACGGCATGGAATGCCTGTTCGCGCGCGATCGCGAACAGCTCGAATCGGAGGAAAAGGGCATCGTCGGCACCTGCAGCGCGATGCTGCGGCTGTTCGATACGGTGCGGCGTTTCGCACGCACCGACGCACCGGTGTTCGTGTTCGGCGAAACGGGAACCGGCAAGGAACTTACGGCCGTCGCGATCCATCGCCATTCGGCGCGGCGCAACGGCCCGTTCGTCGCGGTCAACTGCGGTGCGATTCCGCCGCATCTGCTGCAATCGGAACTGTTCGGCTATGAGCGCGGCGCGTTTACCGGCGCGAACGCGCGCAAGATCGGCTACGTCGAAGCCGCGAACGGCGGCACGCTGCTGCTCGACGAGATCGGCGACCTGCCGCACGAGAGCCAGGCGAGCCTGCTGCGGTTTCTGCAGGAACGCTCGATTCACCGACTTGGCGGCAGCGAACCGGTGCCGGTCGATGTCCGGATCGTGTCGGCGACGCACGTCGACCTGCGCGATGCGATGGAAGAAGGACGCTTTCGCGCCGACCTGTTCCACCGTCTGTGCGTGATGCGCATCGACCAGCCGCCGCTGCGCGCGCGCGGCAAGGACATCGAACTGCTCGCGCACCACATGCTCGAACGCTTCCGCGGCGATGCGCGCCATCGCGTGCGCGGGTTCTCGACGGATGCGATTACCGCGCTCTACAAGCACGACTGGCCGGGCAATGTCCGCGAGCTGATCAACCGCGTGCGCCGTGCGGTCGTGATGACGGAGGGGCGCCTGATCACCGCGCGTGACCTCGAGCTCGAATACTGTCTCGATGCGGCGTCGCCGTCGGTGGCCGACATCCGCAAGTCGATCGAGCGCGAGGCGATCGAAACCGCGTTGCTGCGAACGCGCGGGCGCGTTGCCGCTTCGGCGCGCGAACTCGGCGTGTCGCGCGCGACGCTGTATCGCTGGATGGAGGCGTACGGTATCGAGCGGCCGCGCGGGACGGGCTCGTCCGATTGA
- a CDS encoding drug:proton antiporter, translating into MEWHCCEFEHLSAVDLYAILRARNAVLVVEDAHTHLDIDGKDAGALHVYASVSDGDTTEVAAYARILPGDDIDPDVVIDKVLTSESCRDDETLERLIGRALTAAQAAWPDTAVRMHVPAPRQAFYKRFGFRKAYGPYLEQGAPFVGLVRPADRTAGALRHLLSRAVSFSRDDDTRADGRPHARLPADTGANR; encoded by the coding sequence ATGGAATGGCATTGTTGTGAATTCGAACATCTGAGCGCCGTCGATCTCTATGCAATCCTGCGCGCGCGCAACGCCGTGCTGGTGGTCGAGGACGCCCACACGCATCTCGACATCGACGGCAAGGACGCAGGCGCGCTGCACGTCTATGCGAGCGTGAGCGACGGCGACACGACGGAAGTCGCCGCCTACGCGCGCATCCTGCCCGGCGACGACATCGATCCGGACGTCGTGATCGACAAGGTGCTGACGAGCGAAAGCTGCCGCGATGACGAGACGCTCGAGCGTTTGATCGGGCGCGCACTCACCGCCGCGCAGGCTGCATGGCCGGACACCGCGGTGCGCATGCACGTCCCCGCGCCGCGTCAGGCGTTCTACAAACGGTTCGGATTCCGCAAAGCCTACGGCCCGTATCTCGAACAAGGGGCGCCGTTCGTCGGCCTGGTCCGGCCGGCCGACCGTACGGCCGGTGCGCTGCGTCACCTGCTGTCGCGCGCAGTTTCGTTCTCGCGCGACGACGATACGCGCGCCGACGGCCGCCCTCACGCCCGGCTGCCCGCCGATACCGGAGCGAACCGATGA
- a CDS encoding glycosyltransferase — protein MTQQKIVHIAEAFGGGVLSMLTHLANHAAASGVDVTVLHSIRSETPTDFSTLFLPRVKLVYVDMAREVSVRQDLQSVRALVLNLRDCRPTAIHLHSSKAGVLGRIAARIAAPNAKVLYSPHGLSFLRRDVSRMKQYAYLSFERIAAHIGGTIVACSGSELAEIRAKVRAKSTVLVENGVDVAEIPPRRMRDDRKVVIGMSGRASYQKNHQAFVRLADLLHDADVEFLWIGGNAAEIPDSAQHGAVVCSGWIPRARALALTSELDIYVQTSRWEGMPVALIEAQVAGIPAVVTDVVGNRDVVIHGVTGYVASNAAEMAAYLTTLRDDRQLREQMGAAARKRAIQRFSMNAIFRQWNALYGLDTEELRVDTRDFKPVAPDHVKA, from the coding sequence ATGACCCAACAAAAGATCGTTCATATCGCCGAAGCATTCGGTGGCGGCGTGCTTTCGATGCTGACCCATCTCGCCAACCATGCCGCAGCGTCCGGCGTCGACGTGACGGTTCTGCACTCGATCCGATCGGAAACCCCGACCGATTTTTCGACGCTGTTCCTGCCCCGCGTGAAGCTCGTGTACGTCGACATGGCGCGCGAGGTGAGCGTCAGACAGGATCTGCAGAGCGTGCGTGCGCTGGTCCTGAACCTGCGCGACTGCAGGCCGACCGCGATTCACCTGCACTCGTCGAAGGCCGGCGTACTGGGGCGAATCGCCGCCCGGATCGCCGCCCCGAACGCGAAGGTGCTCTACTCGCCGCACGGACTCTCGTTCCTGCGTCGCGACGTGTCGCGCATGAAGCAGTACGCCTATCTGAGCTTCGAACGCATCGCGGCGCACATCGGCGGCACCATCGTCGCGTGCTCGGGCAGCGAGCTCGCCGAGATCAGGGCAAAGGTCCGGGCTAAATCGACGGTCCTGGTGGAAAACGGTGTCGATGTAGCGGAGATCCCGCCGCGTCGAATGCGCGACGATCGCAAAGTCGTCATCGGGATGAGCGGTCGGGCGTCGTACCAGAAGAATCATCAAGCCTTCGTGCGACTCGCCGACCTGCTGCACGACGCGGACGTCGAGTTTCTCTGGATCGGCGGCAACGCGGCCGAGATTCCGGATTCCGCCCAGCACGGAGCCGTCGTCTGCAGCGGCTGGATACCCCGCGCACGTGCGCTCGCGCTGACGTCGGAACTGGACATCTACGTCCAGACTTCCCGCTGGGAAGGCATGCCGGTCGCGCTGATCGAAGCGCAAGTCGCCGGCATACCGGCCGTGGTGACGGACGTCGTGGGCAATCGCGACGTGGTGATTCACGGCGTGACCGGCTACGTCGCGTCGAACGCCGCCGAGATGGCCGCGTATCTGACGACGCTGCGCGACGACCGGCAGCTTCGCGAGCAAATGGGCGCGGCAGCCCGAAAACGGGCGATTCAGCGGTTTTCGATGAACGCGATTTTCCGGCAGTGGAATGCGCTCTACGGACTCGATACCGAGGAGCTGCGGGTCGACACGCGCGACTTCAAGCCGGTCGCACCGGATCACGTCAAAGCCTGA
- a CDS encoding glycosyltransferase family 4 protein, with amino-acid sequence MITFNKPKQLVYNGRFTTQKTTGVQRVARELIAALIKFQPQDPVTVLVPPQPGVEVSGARTVKVGFYKGVVWEQLVLPLFARRGRIVNLSNSASVFIGNQIIYMHDAAVFDTPAHFSRPFRVWYRIMFWILARTSVCVLTNSYFSRDRLAHHCGVSAEKISVVPLGADHLDALEADTSVLDKHALTPGRFVLAVSSMNPTKNFGRLIAAFRQIDDPSVDLVIVGMQNTTVFGKQDPLSAAEPNIKYVGYISDEQLKALYQNAACFLYPSIYEGFGIPPLEAMRCGCPAVVGKSAALPEVCADAALYCDPYSQDDIARKLRTLLDSAELRAELKRKGSLHAEKYRWRRSAEMMTEIFDGL; translated from the coding sequence ATGATCACTTTCAATAAACCGAAGCAACTCGTCTATAACGGCCGCTTCACCACGCAGAAGACGACCGGCGTGCAGCGCGTCGCGCGCGAGCTGATCGCCGCATTGATCAAGTTTCAGCCGCAGGATCCGGTGACCGTGCTGGTGCCTCCGCAGCCCGGCGTCGAGGTCAGCGGCGCCAGGACGGTCAAGGTCGGCTTTTACAAGGGCGTGGTCTGGGAGCAGTTGGTGCTCCCGTTATTCGCTCGCCGAGGCCGCATCGTCAATCTCAGCAATTCGGCATCCGTTTTCATCGGCAACCAGATCATCTACATGCACGATGCGGCAGTGTTCGACACGCCTGCGCACTTCTCACGCCCGTTTCGCGTGTGGTACCGGATCATGTTCTGGATCCTCGCGCGAACCTCCGTATGCGTGCTGACCAACTCCTATTTCTCACGGGATCGCCTCGCGCATCACTGCGGCGTGTCCGCGGAGAAGATCAGCGTCGTGCCGCTCGGTGCGGATCATCTCGATGCGCTGGAAGCGGACACGAGCGTGCTCGACAAGCATGCGCTGACGCCCGGCCGCTTCGTGCTCGCGGTCAGCAGCATGAATCCGACCAAGAACTTCGGGCGGCTGATCGCGGCTTTCCGGCAGATCGACGATCCTTCGGTCGATCTCGTCATCGTCGGCATGCAGAACACCACCGTATTCGGCAAGCAGGATCCTCTGTCGGCCGCCGAACCGAACATCAAGTACGTCGGCTACATCAGCGACGAGCAATTGAAGGCGCTGTATCAGAACGCGGCGTGCTTCCTGTATCCGTCGATCTACGAAGGGTTCGGCATACCGCCTCTCGAGGCGATGCGCTGCGGCTGTCCGGCGGTCGTCGGCAAATCGGCCGCGCTGCCGGAAGTCTGTGCCGATGCGGCCCTGTACTGCGATCCGTATTCCCAGGACGACATCGCACGGAAATTGCGGACCCTGCTCGATTCGGCCGAACTCAGGGCCGAGCTCAAGCGCAAGGGCAGCCTGCACGCGGAGAAATATCGCTGGCGCCGAAGCGCCGAGATGATGACGGAGATCTTCGACGGGCTGTAA